The following coding sequences are from one Capsicum annuum cultivar UCD-10X-F1 chromosome 3, UCD10Xv1.1, whole genome shotgun sequence window:
- the LOC107866014 gene encoding GRAS family protein RAD1-like: protein MINDMANVFLSLEPCNGDQIGYDPLENGLYLRNHKELSYSLNPYTSVLKRSAAGNGMMISTLSNGSGNFKRLRRTPSLGESFGSNSTFYSTDSSGGGSNCSTLPRNDSTNSVNSLSLQPGLHFRHHVWALNQRYLAAEAIEEAAAEIINEEEANGEAVKLVQLLITCAEAVACRDKSRASVLLSELRSSALVFGTSFQRVASCFMQGLADRLALVQPLGMVGYVASPAMNKTDIALEKKEEALRLLYEMCPHIQFGHFVANSLILEAFEGESFIHVVDLGMSLGLPHGHQWRRLIQSLANRPGHPPRRLRITAVGQNIEKFQVIGDELEAYARSLGISLEFSAVESNLENLKPKDIKAYDGEVLVVNSILQLHCVVKESRGALNSVLQVVHELSPRILVLVEQDSSHNGPFFLGRFMEALHYYSAIFDSLDVMLPKYDTKRAKIEQFYFAEEIKNIVSCEGPARVERHERVDQWRRRMSRAGFQAAPIKMAPQAKQWLAKVNGHEGFTITEEKGCLVLGWTSKPIVAASCWKC from the coding sequence atgattaatgatatggccAATGTTTTCCTATCCCTTGAGCCTTGTAATGGTGATCAAATTGGTTATGACCCTTTGGAAAATGGCCTTTATCTTAGAAATCACAAAGAACTGTCTTATTCTCTTAATCCTTACACGTCTGTTTTGAAGAGAAGTGCTGCTGGCAATGGCATGATGATTTCAACTTTGTCCAATGGAAGTGGGAATTTTAAGAGGTTGAGGAGAACCCCAAGCCTTGGTGAATCTTTTGGAAGCAATAGTACCTTTTATAGTACTGATAGCAGCGGCGGCGGCAGCAATTGCAGTACTCTACCAAGAAATGATAGCACTAATAGTGTGAATAGCTTGTCACTGCAGCCAGGGCTTCATTTTCGCCATCATGTTTGGGCGTTGAACCAAAGATACCTTGCTGCTGAGGCTATTGAAGAGGCGGCAGCTGAAATTATTAATGAGGAGGAAGCAAATGGGGAAGCCGTGAAATTAGTCCAGCTTCTCATTACTTGTGCTGAAGCTGTGGCTTGTAGGGATAAGTCTCGTGCCTCGGTGTTGTTGTCTGAGCTACGTTCCAGTGCATTAGTGTTTGGGACGTCTTTCCAGCGCGTAGCGTCCTGTTTCATGCAGGGACTGGCTGATCGGCTGGCGCTGGTGCAGCCGCTTGGCATGGTTGGTTATGTTGCTAGCCCTGCTATGAATAAAACAGACATTGCCTTGGAGAAAAAGGAAGAAGCTTTGAGGCTTTTATATGAGATGTGTCCACATATTCAATTTGGTCATTTTGTGGCCAATTCCTTAATATTGGAAGCCTTTGAGGGAGAGAGTTTCATTCATGTTGTTGATTTGGGAATGAGCCTTGGGTTGCCTCATGGTCACCAGTGGCGTCGTCTTATTCAGAGTCTTGCTAATCGCCCTGGACACCCCCCACGTCGCCTAAGGATCACTGCTGTTGGACAGAATATCGAGAAATTCCAGGTCATCGGAGATGAGCTTGAGGCATATGCAAGAAGCCTTGGTATCAGTTTGGAGTTTTCAGCTGTGGAAAGCAATTTGGAAAACCTTAAGCCAAAGGACATCAAGGCATACGATGGTGAGGTCCTCGTGGTCAACAGCATTCTTCAGCTCCATTGCGTGGTGAAGGAAAGTCGCGGTGCTCTCAACTCTGTTCTGCAGGTAGTTCATGAACTCTCTCCCAGGATTCTGGTCCTTGTGGAGCAGGATTCGAGCCACAACGGACCTTTTTTTCTCGGGAGATTCATGGAAGCGCTGCATTACTACTCTGCTATTTTCGACTCCCTTGATGTCATGCTGCCTAAGTATGACACCAAACGCGCGAAGATAGAGCAGTTTTACTTTGCAGAGGAGATCAAGAACATTGTGAGTTGCGAGGGACCAGCAAGGGTGGAAAGGCACGAAAGGGTGGACCAATGGCGTAGGAGGATGAGCCGAGCAGGTTTTCAGGCAGCGCCTATTAAGATGGCGCCGCAAGCCAAGCAATGGCTTGCAAAAGTGAATGGACATGAAGGATTCACCATCACAGAAGAGAAGGGTTGCTTGGTTCTTGGATGGACATCAAAGCCTATTGTGGCTGCCTCTTGCTGGAAATGCTGA